One window of Deltaproteobacteria bacterium genomic DNA carries:
- a CDS encoding histidinol-phosphate transaminase: MKSVEQVPEYIRSLIPYEPGKPIEEVEREYGIANSVKLASNENPLGPSPKAVAALRAKLDQLHLYPDGDCFYLKAGLAKKLGVAPETLIFGNGSNEIIELAARTFMRAGDEAVLAEQAFVVYQLIVQAVGGKSKQVPLKDYTHDLDAIAAAISPQTRLVFLANPNNPTGTIFRREAWEKFLAKVSPDVLLIVDEAYFEYVQDADYPDSLKYHKEGRAILTLRTFSKLYGLAGLRIGYGVAPKELIAMMQRVRQPFNVNAPAQWAALAALDDGEHVKRSLEVNRQGLEYLGAEFAKLGLAYVASQGNFILLRVGKGQEVFKQLLALGVIVRPMGGYRLPEHIRVTVGTMNENRQFIAALQKVIQNF, translated from the coding sequence ATGAAAAGCGTCGAACAAGTACCGGAATATATCCGCTCGCTGATTCCCTACGAGCCGGGGAAGCCGATCGAAGAGGTCGAGCGCGAGTACGGCATTGCCAATTCGGTGAAGCTCGCCTCGAATGAAAATCCCTTGGGGCCGTCGCCCAAAGCCGTCGCGGCGCTGCGCGCCAAGCTCGATCAGCTGCATCTTTATCCCGACGGCGATTGTTTTTACTTGAAAGCCGGTTTGGCGAAGAAGCTCGGCGTCGCGCCCGAGACGCTGATCTTCGGCAACGGTTCCAACGAGATTATCGAGTTGGCGGCGCGCACTTTCATGCGCGCCGGCGACGAAGCGGTGTTGGCCGAGCAAGCCTTTGTCGTGTACCAGCTAATCGTTCAAGCCGTGGGCGGCAAGAGTAAGCAGGTGCCGCTCAAGGATTACACCCATGATCTCGACGCCATCGCGGCGGCGATTTCGCCGCAAACCCGGCTGGTGTTTTTGGCCAATCCGAATAATCCGACGGGAACGATTTTTCGCCGCGAAGCTTGGGAAAAATTTCTCGCCAAGGTGTCCCCCGATGTTTTGCTGATCGTCGATGAAGCTTACTTCGAGTATGTCCAGGACGCGGATTATCCCGATTCGCTTAAGTACCATAAGGAAGGGCGGGCGATCCTGACACTGCGGACATTTTCAAAACTTTACGGCTTGGCCGGTTTGCGCATCGGTTACGGCGTGGCGCCGAAAGAGTTGATCGCCATGATGCAGCGCGTGCGTCAACCGTTTAACGTCAACGCGCCGGCCCAGTGGGCGGCGCTGGCGGCGCTCGACGATGGCGAGCATGTAAAGAGAAGTTTAGAAGTTAACCGCCAAGGCCTTGAGTATCTCGGCGCGGAGTTCGCCAAGCTCGGCTTGGCCTATGTGGCGAGCCAGGGAAATTTTATTTTGCTGCGGGTCGGCAAAGGCCAGGAAGTGTTCAAGCAATTGCTTGCCCTCGGCGTGATCGTCCGGCCCATGGGCGGCTACAGATTGCCCGAGCATATTCGGGTGACGGTTGGCACCATGAATGAGAACCGTCAGTTTATCGCCGCGCTGCAAAAGGTGATTCAGAATTTCTAA
- a CDS encoding prephenate dehydrogenase/arogenate dehydrogenase family protein, producing the protein MAVMFDKMVMAGVGLICGSLALDMRRQKLVKEIVGYGRSESNLKLAKKKRIIDSYFLRDEDFPAGVDFLMMGTPVQTIVPLTQAFLPKLQAGCTVSDVGSVKGEIVRGMEKILPKNIYFIAGHPIAGSEQWGAQAARENLFVRHRTVLTPTKKTNEKALRKVAALWRNVGADVEIMHPDVHDRVLGVISHLPHVLVYALVNALDRTHLKGVDLKSYCAGGFKDFTRIASSRPELWRDICLMNRKALSRSLGDYIKYLEQLNGWIKTEKGPLLEREFAKAFAARAQIP; encoded by the coding sequence GTGGCAGTGATGTTTGATAAGATGGTGATGGCTGGAGTGGGACTGATTTGCGGTTCCCTGGCCCTCGACATGCGCCGGCAAAAGCTGGTCAAAGAGATCGTTGGCTATGGCCGCAGCGAGAGCAATCTCAAGCTCGCTAAGAAAAAGCGCATCATCGACAGCTATTTTCTCCGTGACGAAGATTTTCCCGCCGGCGTCGATTTTTTGATGATGGGCACTCCGGTGCAAACCATCGTGCCGTTGACCCAGGCGTTTTTACCGAAGCTCCAAGCGGGCTGCACCGTCAGCGATGTCGGCAGCGTCAAGGGCGAGATTGTTCGCGGCATGGAAAAAATTCTGCCAAAAAATATTTATTTCATCGCCGGTCATCCGATCGCCGGCAGCGAGCAGTGGGGCGCCCAGGCGGCGCGGGAAAATTTATTCGTGCGCCATCGCACCGTGCTGACGCCGACCAAGAAGACCAATGAAAAAGCGCTGCGTAAAGTTGCCGCGCTGTGGCGTAACGTCGGCGCCGATGTTGAGATCATGCATCCCGATGTGCACGATCGAGTGCTCGGCGTGATCAGCCACTTGCCCCATGTCTTGGTTTACGCGCTGGTCAATGCCCTCGATCGCACGCATTTGAAAGGCGTCGATCTCAAAAGTTACTGCGCCGGCGGTTTCAAAGATTTTACCCGCATCGCTTCGAGCCGGCCGGAACTGTGGCGCGACATTTGTTTGATGAATCGCAAGGCGCTCAGCCGTTCGCTCGGGGATTACATAAAATATCTCGAACAGCTCAACGGCTGGATAAAAACTGAAAAGGGCCCGCTGTTGGAGCGCGAGTTTGCCAAAGCATTCGCCGCGCGAGCGCAGATTCCTTAA
- the aroA gene encoding 3-phosphoshikimate 1-carboxyvinyltransferase, which produces MKRIEPTRKPLRGDISVPGDKSIAHRAVIFGSIAEGPTRIYNLSGGDDNSRTVRAFRQLGVEIGRDGDALCIQGKGWRGLQAPEQAIDCGNSGTTMRLMSGLLAGLPFHSELDGDGSLRQRPMQRVIDPLMQMGAKIRSKSGNGLAPLAIDGGGLRAMRYRMPIASAQVKSAILLAALQADGTTVVEEPQQSRDHTEVMIRGFGGELSVAGTAISLIGGQSLSGQEVRIPGDISSAAFFLVAAALVPGSDVTIRNVGCNPTRDGVIEILRRMGASIEMINPRAAAGERVADFKVVGGKLKGIDVGAQWVARTIDEYPILAIAAAVADGATTFSDVKELRYKESDRIAAMTEGLRTLGVQVDEREDGMTIHGGARLKGGAVRSFADHRIAMSFAVAGLVSAAAVEIDDAACADISFPTFFQLLEKICLQ; this is translated from the coding sequence ATGAAACGCATCGAACCAACTCGAAAACCGCTGCGCGGCGATATCAGCGTGCCGGGGGACAAATCCATCGCCCACCGGGCGGTGATCTTCGGCAGCATCGCCGAAGGGCCGACGCGGATTTATAATTTATCGGGCGGCGACGACAATTCGCGCACCGTGCGGGCGTTTCGCCAACTCGGCGTCGAGATCGGCCGTGACGGCGATGCGCTCTGTATCCAAGGCAAAGGCTGGCGTGGACTCCAGGCGCCGGAGCAAGCGATCGATTGCGGCAATTCTGGCACTACTATGCGGCTGATGTCCGGTTTGTTAGCCGGGTTGCCGTTTCACAGCGAACTGGACGGTGACGGCTCGCTGCGCCAACGACCCATGCAAAGAGTGATTGATCCATTGATGCAGATGGGCGCCAAGATTCGCAGCAAGAGCGGCAACGGTTTGGCGCCGCTGGCAATCGACGGCGGCGGCTTGCGCGCTATGCGCTATCGTATGCCCATCGCCAGCGCCCAGGTGAAGTCGGCGATTCTGCTCGCCGCGCTGCAAGCTGACGGCACGACAGTGGTAGAAGAACCGCAACAGTCGCGCGATCACACCGAAGTGATGATTCGCGGTTTCGGTGGTGAATTGTCGGTGGCGGGCACGGCTATTTCGCTTATAGGTGGGCAATCGCTGAGCGGCCAAGAGGTGCGCATTCCCGGCGATATTTCATCGGCGGCATTTTTTCTCGTCGCCGCGGCGTTGGTTCCCGGCTCCGACGTGACGATTCGCAATGTCGGCTGCAATCCGACCCGCGATGGCGTCATCGAGATACTGCGCCGCATGGGTGCGTCCATTGAAATGATCAATCCACGTGCCGCCGCCGGCGAGCGCGTCGCAGATTTCAAAGTCGTTGGCGGCAAACTCAAAGGCATCGACGTGGGCGCGCAGTGGGTAGCCAGAACCATTGATGAGTATCCGATTCTCGCCATCGCCGCAGCTGTCGCGGATGGCGCCACGACTTTTTCCGACGTTAAAGAATTGCGTTACAAGGAGTCGGATCGCATCGCCGCCATGACCGAAGGGCTGCGCACTCTCGGTGTTCAAGTCGACGAGCGCGAAGATGGCATGACGATTCACGGCGGCGCTCGTCTCAAGGGCGGGGCGGTGCGGAGTTTCGCCGATCATCGCATTGCAATGTCCTTCGCCGTCGCGGGTCTGGTCAGTGCCGCGGCGGTAGAGATCGACGATGCCGCCTGCGCCGATATTTCGTTCCCGACGTTTTTTCAACTGTTGGAGAAGATTTGTTTGCAATAG
- a CDS encoding (d)CMP kinase, producing the protein MIIAIDGPSGAGKSTLAKRLALELGFTYLDTGALYRALALKFLRRGVDLDDDARMAALLSSTAIDLRDERGKLEVLLDGEDVAGAIRTPEVSQAASKASALKSVRRRLLELQRDLGKRGSVVAEGRDIGTVVFPEAEVKIFLDASVSERARRRYHELCAAGRSVQLAETLREMEERDKRDSERDLAPLCQAADAVRVDSSAVDAEQVAAIVLELVNQRKKRKN; encoded by the coding sequence GTGATTATCGCCATTGACGGTCCGTCGGGTGCCGGCAAGAGCACTTTGGCGAAGCGCTTGGCGCTTGAACTGGGTTTTACTTATTTAGACACCGGCGCGCTCTATCGGGCGCTGGCCCTCAAGTTCTTGCGTCGCGGCGTCGATTTGGATGATGATGCGCGCATGGCGGCATTGCTGAGTTCCACAGCGATAGATTTGCGCGACGAGCGGGGTAAGTTGGAAGTTTTATTGGACGGCGAAGATGTCGCCGGCGCCATCCGCACTCCGGAAGTGAGTCAGGCCGCGTCCAAGGCTTCGGCGCTCAAGAGTGTGCGTCGGCGCTTGCTCGAGTTGCAACGGGATCTCGGCAAACGCGGCAGCGTGGTGGCCGAAGGGCGCGATATCGGCACCGTGGTATTTCCCGAGGCCGAGGTGAAAATATTTTTGGATGCATCGGTAAGCGAGCGGGCACGCCGGCGCTATCATGAACTTTGCGCGGCCGGCCGCTCGGTGCAATTGGCGGAGACCCTCCGCGAGATGGAAGAGCGCGACAAGCGCGACAGCGAGCGCGACTTGGCGCCCCTCTGTCAGGCCGCCGACGCGGTGCGCGTCGATTCTTCGGCGGTGGATGCGGAACAGGTGGCGGCGATCGTATTGGAATTGGTTAATCAGCGTAAAAAGCGAAAAAATTAA
- a CDS encoding 30S ribosomal protein S1 — MAQLEDNTGANAGGASEFEAMFEESLRTVKPGGVVKGRVVGITATHVLIDVGYKSEGQTPIHEFTDRDGNVQVKVGDDVDVYFETSEGEGGGIVLSRQRAENLKIWEELESAFNDGRGVEGKILGKVKGGFKVDVGVPGFLPGSHVEIRPSRNLDRFIGTTDRFAILKFNRERGNVVVSRRALLELERDSLKQEILKVLEEGVILEGTVKNITGYGAFVDLGGIDGILHISDMSWGRINHPSEIVQVGDKIRVVVLKFDTEKERISLGMKQLTPDPWHTVAEKFPIDARVQGKVISLMDYGAFVELESGIEGLIHISEMSWTRKVAHPSKLLSVGQQVEVVVLNVDPGHRRISLGLKQIMANPWEAAKDKYPVGTVISGPVRNVTDFGIFVGIEEGIDGLVHISDLHWNKKIKHPSELYKKGDVVEAKVLGVNVENERFSLGIKQMATDPWQVVANNHPVGSKIKGQVTSVAEFGVFVRIDEGVEGLIHVSQLSSERVDKPSSLYKVGDEVEAEVVSIDLADRKIGLSVRALRRSEERLEMESYLKREKEGARFSFESLLGDELRLDREDEPQGGRKGRR; from the coding sequence ATGGCTCAATTGGAAGATAACACAGGCGCAAATGCAGGTGGCGCCAGCGAGTTCGAAGCGATGTTTGAGGAAAGCCTGCGCACAGTGAAGCCGGGCGGCGTGGTCAAAGGACGGGTGGTCGGCATTACCGCGACCCATGTGTTGATCGACGTCGGTTACAAGTCCGAAGGACAAACCCCGATTCACGAATTCACCGACCGGGACGGCAACGTGCAGGTCAAGGTCGGCGACGATGTCGATGTTTATTTTGAAACCTCCGAGGGCGAAGGCGGCGGCATCGTGTTGTCGCGTCAGCGCGCCGAGAATCTCAAAATCTGGGAAGAACTTGAAAGCGCCTTCAACGATGGCCGGGGCGTCGAAGGAAAAATCCTTGGCAAGGTCAAAGGCGGCTTCAAAGTCGATGTGGGCGTGCCGGGATTCTTGCCCGGCTCCCACGTGGAAATCCGCCCGAGCCGCAATTTGGACCGTTTCATCGGCACCACCGACCGTTTCGCCATTCTCAAGTTCAACCGCGAGCGCGGCAACGTGGTGGTTTCACGCCGGGCTTTGTTGGAACTGGAACGGGACAGCCTCAAGCAGGAGATTCTAAAAGTTCTCGAAGAAGGCGTGATCCTGGAGGGCACGGTGAAAAATATCACCGGTTACGGCGCCTTCGTCGATCTCGGCGGTATCGACGGCATCCTTCATATTAGCGACATGTCCTGGGGCCGCATCAATCATCCTTCGGAAATCGTCCAGGTGGGCGACAAGATCCGCGTGGTAGTGCTCAAGTTCGATACCGAAAAAGAGCGTATCTCTCTCGGCATGAAGCAGCTCACGCCCGATCCTTGGCACACCGTGGCTGAGAAGTTCCCGATTGACGCGCGCGTCCAAGGCAAAGTGATCAGTCTGATGGACTACGGCGCGTTCGTCGAATTGGAAAGCGGCATCGAAGGGCTGATTCATATTTCCGAAATGTCCTGGACCCGTAAGGTTGCCCATCCATCTAAGCTGCTTTCGGTGGGCCAACAGGTCGAAGTGGTCGTCCTCAACGTCGATCCCGGCCACCGGCGCATTTCCCTTGGCTTGAAGCAAATCATGGCCAATCCTTGGGAAGCAGCCAAGGACAAGTACCCGGTTGGCACGGTGATTAGCGGCCCGGTGCGCAACGTGACCGATTTTGGCATCTTTGTCGGCATCGAAGAAGGTATCGACGGCCTCGTTCACATCTCGGATCTACATTGGAACAAAAAGATCAAGCATCCCTCGGAGCTTTATAAAAAGGGCGACGTGGTGGAAGCTAAAGTCTTGGGCGTGAACGTGGAGAACGAACGGTTCTCCCTCGGCATCAAGCAGATGGCGACCGATCCTTGGCAGGTGGTTGCCAATAACCATCCGGTTGGCTCCAAGATCAAGGGCCAAGTCACCAGCGTGGCTGAGTTCGGCGTATTCGTGCGCATCGACGAAGGGGTTGAGGGTTTGATTCACGTTTCCCAGCTGAGCTCGGAGCGCGTAGACAAACCGTCGAGCCTCTACAAAGTCGGCGATGAAGTGGAAGCTGAAGTGGTCAGCATCGATCTCGCCGATCGCAAGATCGGTCTCAGCGTGCGGGCGTTACGGCGCTCCGAAGAACGCTTAGAGATGGAGAGCTATTTGAAGCGGGAGAAAGAAGGGGCGCGCTTTTCCTTTGAATCGCTGCTTGGCGACGAGCTCCGTCTCGACCGTGAGGACGAGCCCCAAGGCGGGCGCAAGGGGCGCCGTTAG
- the sppA gene encoding signal peptide peptidase SppA, with protein MARKHFILRGLGIMFGLTLALFTGVFFFAYLSGGDSKVLALFSGDGVGVLQIDGAIEDPRVILAELRRFRAMPWIKAIVVRVDSPGGAVAPTQEIFAEIQRSKKKKPFIASMGSIAASGGYYIAAACDKIVANPGTLTGSIGVIMQLNNVEELMKKIGVKGYNVKSGANKDIGSPFQPLSVEGREILQSLVDNVHGQFVAAVAAGRGLDEAVVRKLADGRIYSGAQAKDLGLVDELGTLEDAIELAARQGKISGEPAVYYSRPEQERWWERVFMGFFGRRLPGAERGWLRYEWSPSLLQ; from the coding sequence ATGGCCAGGAAGCACTTCATACTGCGCGGGCTGGGAATCATGTTCGGCTTGACGCTGGCGCTGTTCACAGGGGTGTTCTTTTTCGCCTATCTGAGCGGCGGCGACAGCAAAGTTTTGGCGCTGTTCTCCGGCGACGGTGTCGGCGTGCTGCAAATCGACGGGGCCATCGAAGATCCGCGGGTGATTCTCGCCGAGCTGCGCCGTTTCCGCGCTATGCCCTGGATCAAAGCGATCGTCGTGCGCGTCGATTCGCCGGGTGGCGCGGTGGCGCCGACCCAGGAGATCTTTGCCGAGATTCAACGCTCGAAAAAAAAGAAGCCGTTCATCGCTTCCATGGGTAGCATCGCTGCGTCGGGCGGTTACTACATCGCCGCCGCTTGCGACAAGATCGTCGCCAACCCGGGCACCTTGACCGGCTCCATCGGCGTGATCATGCAGCTTAATAATGTCGAAGAGCTGATGAAAAAAATCGGCGTCAAGGGTTACAATGTAAAAAGCGGCGCCAACAAAGATATCGGCTCGCCGTTCCAGCCGCTGTCGGTGGAGGGCAGAGAAATACTTCAATCGCTGGTCGACAACGTCCATGGACAATTTGTCGCCGCGGTCGCCGCGGGCCGCGGCTTGGATGAAGCGGTGGTGCGTAAGTTGGCCGATGGGCGAATTTATTCCGGTGCCCAGGCCAAGGATCTGGGATTGGTCGATGAGTTAGGTACTTTGGAAGACGCCATTGAGTTGGCGGCGCGCCAGGGGAAGATTTCCGGCGAGCCAGCGGTCTACTACTCCCGCCCAGAGCAAGAGCGCTGGTGGGAGCGCGTGTTTATGGGGTTTTTTGGCCGCCGCCTACCTGGCGCGGAACGCGGCTGGCTACGTTATGAATGGTCGCCGTCATTGCTTCAATGA
- a CDS encoding integration host factor subunit beta codes for MTKRDLIDEVNKRFPHLSRRDSEVIINAIFDSMVDALAQGDRIEIRGFGSFVVKQRRARQGRNPKSGALVSVSAKRVPFFKVGKELRLRVNGQPYDPNADGDD; via the coding sequence ATGACCAAAAGGGACTTGATCGATGAAGTAAACAAGCGTTTTCCGCATTTGTCGCGGCGCGATTCGGAAGTCATCATTAACGCCATCTTCGATTCCATGGTCGATGCCTTGGCTCAAGGCGACCGTATCGAGATTCGCGGTTTTGGCAGTTTCGTTGTCAAGCAAAGGCGGGCGCGTCAGGGGCGCAATCCCAAAAGCGGCGCTTTGGTGTCGGTGTCGGCCAAACGCGTGCCGTTCTTCAAAGTCGGCAAGGAACTGCGCCTGCGCGTCAACGGCCAGCCCTACGATCCCAACGCCGATGGAGACGATTAG
- a CDS encoding HIT domain-containing protein codes for MKQLWAPWRMAYIDEEAKDPGCIFCLKPLEPDPRAALVLAQTEHTVVMMNKYPYNNGHLLLAPKSHENDLSHLSGDAFSDLNEKLRQAIAIVRRVFNPGGVNLGMNLGKYAGAGIEAHLHWHIVPRGEGDTNFMPVLGETRVMPQHLFDSFDRLAPHFNNLPM; via the coding sequence GTGAAGCAACTCTGGGCGCCTTGGCGCATGGCCTATATCGATGAGGAGGCCAAAGATCCGGGCTGTATTTTTTGTCTCAAACCGCTGGAGCCCGACCCGCGCGCGGCGTTGGTGCTGGCGCAAACCGAGCATACGGTGGTCATGATGAACAAATATCCGTATAACAACGGTCATCTGTTGCTCGCGCCCAAAAGCCATGAAAACGATCTTAGCCACCTGTCCGGTGACGCCTTCAGCGATCTCAACGAGAAATTGCGCCAAGCGATCGCTATCGTGCGCCGGGTTTTCAATCCTGGCGGCGTCAATCTGGGCATGAATCTCGGCAAGTACGCCGGCGCCGGCATCGAAGCCCATCTGCATTGGCATATCGTGCCGCGCGGGGAAGGGGATACCAATTTTATGCCGGTGCTCGGTGAGACTCGTGTGATGCCGCAGCATTTGTTCGACAGCTTCGATCGTTTGGCGCCGCACTTCAACAACTTGCCTATGTGA
- a CDS encoding magnesium chelatase, which produces MSEAKTLGELKKSGVAVLTVRDEMRKNLVRRLQSGERILPGIIGYDETVIPEIENAILSGHHMVFLGERGQGKSRIIRGLTSLLDERIPIVAGCEINDNPFTPICRGCRKKAAEMGDALPLEWVDRDHRYGEKLATPDTSIADLVGEIDPIKVAEGRYLADEETIHYGLVPRTNRGVFAINELPDLTEKVQVGLFNLMEEKDVQIKGYKIRLPLDVVIVASANPEDYTSRGRIITPLKDRFDVQIRTHYPKNIEDEISIMEQEAAPTLNRSSKVEVPRFMKEILGHLTFEARKSNEINQSSGVSVRVSINNYESIISNAEKRALRCKESDIVPRVSDLHALLASTNGKIEMEYVGEDKKEEDLVEKLINRAIIKVFDQYFNLNSLQKVIEYFNSGWGMEVSDQMPAQEYLDGIKEIAGLKEAIKSLEVSDSPNLIASATEFVLEGLHLHQKLNKEIEGGRATYGK; this is translated from the coding sequence GTGAGCGAGGCAAAAACATTAGGGGAACTTAAAAAGAGCGGCGTTGCGGTGCTGACGGTGCGCGATGAGATGCGCAAGAATCTCGTTCGCCGGCTGCAAAGCGGTGAACGCATCCTGCCGGGCATCATCGGTTACGACGAAACCGTCATACCGGAAATCGAGAATGCGATTCTGTCCGGCCACCACATGGTCTTCCTCGGCGAGCGCGGCCAAGGCAAATCGCGAATCATTCGCGGCCTCACCAGTCTGCTCGATGAACGCATTCCCATCGTCGCCGGTTGCGAAATCAACGACAATCCCTTTACGCCGATCTGTCGCGGCTGCCGTAAGAAAGCCGCCGAGATGGGCGATGCGTTGCCGCTGGAATGGGTCGACCGCGATCACCGCTACGGCGAAAAGCTGGCGACCCCCGACACTTCCATCGCCGATCTAGTCGGCGAAATCGATCCGATCAAAGTCGCCGAAGGGCGTTATCTGGCCGACGAAGAAACGATCCATTACGGTTTGGTGCCGCGCACCAACCGCGGCGTGTTCGCCATCAACGAGCTGCCCGATTTAACCGAGAAAGTCCAGGTCGGTCTGTTCAACTTGATGGAAGAGAAAGACGTCCAGATCAAAGGCTACAAGATTCGCTTACCCCTCGACGTGGTGATCGTCGCCAGCGCCAACCCGGAAGACTACACCAGCCGCGGCCGCATCATCACACCCTTGAAAGACCGTTTCGACGTGCAGATCCGCACGCACTATCCGAAAAACATCGAGGACGAAATCAGCATCATGGAGCAGGAGGCGGCGCCGACGCTCAACCGCAGCAGCAAAGTGGAAGTGCCGCGCTTCATGAAGGAAATCCTCGGCCATCTGACCTTCGAAGCGCGCAAGTCCAACGAGATCAATCAATCCTCCGGCGTCAGCGTGCGCGTGTCGATCAACAACTATGAAAGCATCATCAGCAACGCCGAGAAACGCGCGCTGCGCTGCAAGGAAAGCGACATCGTGCCGCGGGTCAGCGATCTGCACGCGCTGTTGGCCTCGACCAACGGCAAGATCGAAATGGAATATGTCGGCGAGGATAAGAAGGAAGAGGATCTGGTCGAGAAGCTGATCAACCGCGCGATCATTAAAGTCTTCGATCAATATTTCAATCTTAATTCGCTGCAAAAAGTCATCGAGTATTTCAATTCCGGTTGGGGCATGGAAGTTTCCGACCAGATGCCGGCGCAGGAATATCTCGATGGCATCAAGGAAATCGCCGGTTTGAAAGAAGCGATCAAGTCCCTGGAAGTCTCCGACTCGCCGAACTTGATAGCGTCGGCGACCGAATTCGTCCTCGAAGGATTGCATCTGCACCAGAAACTCAACAAGGAGATCGAGGGCGGCCGGGCGACCTACGGCAAATAG
- a CDS encoding VWA domain-containing protein, with product MVHIRYSRWNTDGGHSLDAESVFDQLNENMNDTGDLQQAMRRLMQKGIKNGEKQTKGIEDLLAQVAKEMRKLYDEYRLQSAQEQMQDKLDSVVDQEKQTLDEMDQSGQDTQEQKQFLNDLPGKTSEAIEKLTSYSFNNSNAEQDFQELVMQLDQIRKLENWLRREGSLFRGQTPVDFEQSQQLMEHMEDLRKLEGQLSSMQLKDVDKELLEKMLGGEPRQDFEGVMRMQSLLEEGGFVLEQGERFDLTPKGVRRVGQLALRDIYKQLRRDGMGRHSTDRRGSQEVILESSRPYVQGEPLHINMIQTLKNALLHGGGVPVRINPQDFAVYETEHNTRAATVLLLDMSWSMSWEGRFAAAKKVALAMESLVRALHPRDYFGIVGFFTRAVELKAKDLPQATWNMGDPFTNLQDGLHLASTMLDRKPSANQQMIVITDGQPTAYCRQGRLYCEWPLSFGGISQRAAEETLKEAERITRKGITINTFMLDDSPVLRGFVDDLTRINKGRAFYTRPDRLGEYLLVDYLSHQKKKV from the coding sequence ATGGTGCATATTCGCTATAGCCGGTGGAATACCGACGGCGGCCATTCCCTCGACGCCGAGTCCGTGTTCGATCAGTTGAATGAGAACATGAACGATACCGGCGATCTGCAACAGGCGATGCGCCGCCTAATGCAGAAGGGTATCAAGAACGGCGAGAAGCAAACCAAAGGCATCGAGGATTTGCTCGCCCAAGTGGCCAAAGAGATGCGCAAACTTTACGACGAGTACCGCCTGCAGTCGGCCCAGGAGCAGATGCAAGACAAGCTCGATTCGGTGGTCGATCAGGAAAAGCAAACCCTCGACGAGATGGACCAGTCGGGCCAGGACACCCAAGAGCAAAAACAGTTTCTCAACGATCTGCCGGGCAAGACCAGCGAGGCGATCGAAAAACTCACCTCCTACAGCTTTAACAATTCCAACGCCGAGCAGGATTTTCAGGAGCTGGTGATGCAGCTCGACCAGATCCGTAAGCTGGAAAACTGGCTGCGCCGGGAAGGCAGTCTATTCCGCGGTCAGACGCCGGTGGACTTCGAACAGTCGCAGCAGCTGATGGAGCATATGGAGGATCTGCGCAAGCTCGAAGGCCAGCTGTCGAGCATGCAGCTCAAGGATGTCGACAAGGAGCTATTGGAGAAGATGCTCGGCGGCGAGCCGCGCCAAGATTTCGAAGGCGTCATGCGCATGCAGTCGCTGCTCGAAGAGGGCGGCTTCGTGTTGGAACAGGGCGAACGTTTCGATCTCACGCCCAAAGGCGTGCGCCGGGTAGGACAGTTGGCGCTGCGCGACATCTACAAGCAGTTGCGCCGCGACGGCATGGGCCGCCATTCCACCGACCGGCGCGGCAGCCAAGAAGTCATTCTTGAAAGCAGCCGTCCCTACGTCCAGGGCGAGCCGCTGCATATCAACATGATCCAAACGCTGAAAAATGCCCTGCTGCATGGCGGCGGCGTGCCGGTCAGAATCAACCCCCAAGACTTCGCGGTTTACGAGACCGAGCATAATACCCGCGCTGCTACGGTATTGCTCTTGGACATGAGCTGGTCGATGAGTTGGGAAGGGCGTTTCGCGGCGGCGAAAAAAGTTGCATTAGCAATGGAAAGTTTAGTGCGGGCGCTCCACCCGCGCGATTACTTCGGCATCGTCGGTTTCTTTACTCGTGCCGTCGAGCTCAAGGCGAAAGACTTGCCGCAGGCGACTTGGAACATGGGCGATCCCTTCACCAACTTGCAAGACGGCTTGCATCTGGCTTCGACCATGCTCGATCGCAAGCCGAGCGCTAATCAGCAGATGATCGTCATCACCGACGGCCAGCCGACCGCCTACTGCCGCCAAGGACGGCTCTATTGTGAATGGCCGCTCAGCTTTGGCGGTATCAGCCAGCGCGCCGCCGAAGAGACTTTGAAAGAAGCGGAACGCATCACCCGCAAAGGTATCACCATCAACACCTTCATGCTTGACGACAGTCCGGTGCTGCGCGGTTTCGTCGACGACCTCACCCGCATCAACAAAGGCCGCGCCTTCTACACCCGCCCGGACCGTCTCGGTGAATATCTCCTGGTCGACTATCTGTCGCATCAAAAGAAAAAAGTTTAG